In Bacteriovorax stolpii, a single genomic region encodes these proteins:
- a CDS encoding ABC transporter permease produces MVRSKSVLGKATLYYKAPKNDPGYEKLFKILDDKKALYSKEYEIELLLRYQTFITPVLVHGIDQNGYVPDLLRVELQSSASQKKVDAIMPIELAYKVGVAPPETLTMISPAHVDDLLGDVPRSQSIQVERTISTEVPEIDLYHIWVRLPLVQNLIQSHLINRVRIYSDMDFKELRSLLPSGIQLKTWEEENATLVWALKLESTVMIFLFAAMSLLVSLCITSGLLIFFNKIKSDLASFWILGASFSKIDRATKYFLHLMSILSIGTGVGCGLVFLWLFNHYAPEIMPDVFVDRKIPILITGKGLLISFLVPYAISSVFSIFALNQFKREHDLLDHVRSVS; encoded by the coding sequence ATGGTGCGTTCGAAATCCGTTTTAGGAAAGGCGACGCTTTATTATAAGGCCCCAAAAAATGATCCTGGCTACGAGAAGCTTTTTAAAATCTTAGACGATAAAAAGGCCCTTTATAGTAAAGAATACGAAATCGAACTTCTACTTCGTTACCAAACCTTTATTACGCCGGTTCTTGTTCATGGAATTGACCAGAATGGGTACGTGCCGGATCTTTTGCGTGTTGAACTTCAAAGCAGCGCAAGCCAAAAAAAAGTTGATGCCATTATGCCGATTGAACTCGCTTATAAAGTGGGTGTAGCACCTCCTGAGACACTAACGATGATTTCTCCGGCCCACGTTGATGATCTTCTAGGGGATGTCCCAAGAAGCCAGTCTATCCAGGTTGAGCGCACGATTTCTACCGAAGTTCCAGAGATCGACCTCTACCATATTTGGGTGAGGCTTCCTCTTGTTCAGAATTTAATTCAATCGCACCTGATTAACCGCGTTCGCATTTATAGCGACATGGATTTCAAAGAGCTGCGCTCACTTCTTCCTTCAGGTATTCAGCTTAAAACATGGGAAGAGGAGAATGCCACTTTGGTGTGGGCCTTAAAACTTGAAAGCACTGTGATGATTTTTCTTTTTGCGGCCATGAGTTTACTTGTGTCTCTTTGTATTACTTCAGGGCTTCTGATCTTCTTTAACAAGATTAAGTCAGACCTGGCGAGCTTCTGGATTTTAGGGGCTTCTTTTTCTAAGATCGACCGCGCGACGAAGTACTTCCTGCATTTAATGAGCATTCTCTCTATAGGAACGGGAGTGGGTTGTGGGCTTGTTTTCCTGTGGCTTTTTAATCATTATGCGCCGGAAATTATGCCGGATGTTTTTGTGGATAGAAAGATTCCGATTTTAATTACAGGAAAGGGGCTTTTGATTTCTTTTTTAGTGCCGTATGCGATTTCGTCGGTATTTTCAATCTTTGCACTTAATCAGTTTAAGCGCGAACATGATCTTTTGGATCATGTCCGCTCAGTCTCATAA
- a CDS encoding 3-hydroxyacyl-CoA dehydrogenase NAD-binding domain-containing protein — protein sequence MANNKISLEYKNDIAYIGFGFNSTKSMTTLDIETMMELMEIVEELHTKGTALKGAIFFSHKENCFLAGADINLIASMRTEAEAADGAERGQNIYNRIEDLQIPTVVCVDGVCLGGGLELSLSCKAIIASNSSKTSLGLPEVKLGLIPGFGGTYRLPRKIGLPNALDMILTGKTLRADKAKRIGLVEEVYPRENLLAMAPNFFNRKAKPQSIKESMTELATENFVTRKIIFQKVRESVLKKTNGFYQAPLKILDVMDSGMMKGRTSYLASEAQAFGELAISEQSKNLQHIYFMSEAVKKYNGPKSTKPLPVLSRGAALGAGTMGGGIAWLMAEAGMQPIMKDLTTDALNLGLKQSSQNFQGALKRKKITPDEFERKQRSITAQLDYSGFKKIDLVIEAVVENMDIKKKVFAETEKQVHLETLLTSNTSSLSVQEMSKALERPERFAGLHFFNPVHLMPLVEIIIHDKIAPETIEALHKWVLRVKKTPVIVKDGPGFLVNRILMPYLNEAGYLLEEGVSVKDLDQAALNFGMPMGPARLLDEVGIDVAVKVGKVMHDGLGARAYPSKMSGKLSEKNFLGKKTSKGFYLYDEKGKVTGPNPEVEELLPKEKKKMSESELQMRLFLPMINEAAAILKDGIVETAADVDLGLIFGIGFPPFRGGLLRYADSEGLDKILGALKNFSETVDRERYTPNSYLTDLVETKTTFYEKAK from the coding sequence ATGGCAAATAATAAAATCAGCTTAGAGTATAAAAACGATATCGCTTACATTGGTTTTGGATTTAACAGTACAAAGTCAATGACGACACTTGATATTGAAACGATGATGGAGCTAATGGAAATCGTCGAAGAGCTTCACACAAAAGGGACAGCTCTTAAGGGTGCAATCTTCTTTTCTCACAAAGAAAACTGCTTTCTTGCCGGTGCAGACATTAACCTGATTGCCAGCATGAGAACAGAAGCAGAGGCGGCCGATGGAGCTGAGCGCGGACAAAATATTTATAACCGCATTGAAGATCTTCAGATTCCAACTGTTGTGTGTGTGGATGGTGTGTGTTTAGGTGGAGGTCTTGAGCTTTCACTTTCATGTAAGGCCATCATTGCTTCAAACTCATCAAAGACTTCTCTTGGTCTTCCTGAAGTTAAGCTTGGTTTAATCCCAGGCTTCGGAGGAACATACCGTCTTCCAAGAAAAATTGGTCTTCCAAATGCTCTGGATATGATTTTAACTGGAAAAACTCTTCGCGCTGATAAAGCAAAGAGAATTGGATTAGTTGAAGAAGTTTACCCTCGCGAAAACCTTTTAGCGATGGCGCCGAATTTCTTTAACAGAAAAGCAAAACCTCAATCAATTAAAGAATCAATGACTGAGCTTGCGACAGAAAACTTTGTCACAAGAAAAATCATTTTCCAAAAAGTGCGTGAAAGCGTTTTAAAGAAAACAAACGGCTTTTACCAGGCCCCACTAAAAATTCTTGATGTCATGGACTCAGGTATGATGAAAGGGCGCACGAGTTATTTGGCCAGTGAAGCCCAGGCCTTTGGTGAGCTAGCAATTAGCGAACAAAGTAAAAACCTTCAGCACATTTATTTCATGTCAGAGGCCGTAAAAAAGTACAACGGTCCAAAATCGACAAAACCTCTACCAGTTCTTTCTCGTGGAGCGGCCCTTGGTGCCGGGACCATGGGAGGAGGGATTGCGTGGCTTATGGCCGAAGCAGGTATGCAGCCGATTATGAAAGACTTAACGACAGACGCTCTTAACTTAGGTTTAAAGCAGTCTTCACAAAACTTCCAGGGCGCGCTTAAGAGAAAGAAAATCACACCTGATGAGTTTGAAAGAAAACAAAGATCAATCACAGCTCAGCTTGATTACTCAGGTTTCAAAAAAATTGACCTGGTTATTGAAGCCGTAGTTGAAAACATGGATATCAAGAAGAAAGTTTTTGCTGAAACAGAAAAACAAGTTCACCTTGAAACTCTTTTAACAAGTAACACGTCTTCACTGTCGGTGCAGGAAATGTCAAAGGCCCTGGAGCGCCCTGAGCGCTTTGCGGGACTTCACTTCTTTAACCCGGTTCACTTGATGCCGCTGGTAGAAATCATTATCCACGACAAGATTGCTCCAGAGACGATTGAAGCTCTTCATAAGTGGGTTTTAAGAGTGAAGAAAACTCCGGTCATCGTTAAAGACGGTCCGGGATTTTTAGTTAACAGAATTCTTATGCCATACCTTAACGAAGCAGGATACCTGCTGGAAGAAGGGGTTTCGGTAAAAGACTTAGACCAGGCCGCCCTTAACTTTGGTATGCCAATGGGTCCAGCAAGACTTCTGGATGAAGTTGGTATCGACGTTGCGGTTAAAGTTGGAAAAGTTATGCACGATGGTCTTGGAGCGCGCGCTTATCCTTCAAAAATGTCAGGGAAACTTTCTGAAAAGAATTTCCTTGGAAAAAAGACATCAAAAGGTTTCTATCTTTACGATGAAAAAGGAAAAGTAACAGGTCCAAACCCTGAAGTTGAAGAACTTCTGCCAAAAGAAAAAAAGAAAATGAGCGAGTCTGAACTTCAGATGAGACTTTTCCTTCCAATGATCAATGAAGCTGCGGCCATCTTAAAAGATGGAATCGTTGAAACAGCTGCAGACGTTGACTTAGGTCTGATCTTTGGTATTGGTTTCCCTCCATTCAGAGGCGGGCTGTTGCGTTACGCCGACAGCGAAGGGTTGGATAAAATCCTGGGCGCTTTAAAGAATTTTAGTGAAACAGTAGATCGCGAACGCTATACTCCTAACTCATACTTAACGGACCTGGTGGAAACAAAAACCACCTTTTATGAGAAAGCGAAGTAG
- a CDS encoding thiolase family protein yields MSMRDVYIVDGKRTPQAKAGLDLKDVQAPYLGAYLVKHLIDNTDIPTDQVDEVIFGNTGTPAKYPNVGRVIALEAGLDKKTSGYSVHRNCASGMEAVAQAYLKIASGRCDVIVAGGVESMSQMPLMYNKEMTELFAKLMKAKTMGEKLSAMSAFRPHYLTPIVAIEQGLTDPFCGLNMGQTAELLARELKITRQMQDEYANNSHAKAAQATKEGKFKDEILPITIGGSLNKLLTDDVGPRANSTVEGLGKMKPYFDKKSGTVTVGNSCPITDGGSALLFVSEEAVKKYNLKPIAKMTDYHFHGLEPERMGMGPLLAMDGVMKRTNLKLSDFDLFELNEAFAAQILAVGIGLKDKEVAARFGLDHAWGELDWSKVNVNGGGIALGHPVGSTGSRLVVTLIHELRRRKGKYGLASLCIGGGQGGAVVVENLVR; encoded by the coding sequence ATGTCAATGAGAGATGTCTACATCGTCGATGGAAAAAGAACGCCACAAGCAAAAGCAGGCCTTGATTTAAAAGATGTGCAAGCGCCATACTTAGGAGCTTACTTAGTTAAGCACTTAATTGACAACACAGACATCCCGACAGATCAGGTTGATGAAGTGATCTTCGGAAACACTGGAACTCCAGCAAAATACCCAAACGTCGGTCGCGTGATTGCTCTTGAAGCAGGATTAGATAAAAAAACTTCTGGTTACTCAGTTCACAGAAACTGTGCTTCGGGAATGGAAGCCGTTGCTCAAGCGTATTTAAAAATCGCTTCGGGAAGATGTGATGTAATCGTCGCGGGTGGTGTGGAGTCGATGTCGCAGATGCCGCTAATGTACAACAAAGAGATGACTGAACTTTTTGCAAAATTAATGAAAGCAAAAACAATGGGAGAGAAACTCTCAGCAATGAGCGCGTTTCGTCCGCACTACTTAACTCCAATCGTAGCTATCGAACAAGGTCTGACGGATCCTTTCTGTGGACTAAACATGGGGCAAACAGCAGAGCTTCTGGCAAGAGAGCTTAAAATCACTCGCCAAATGCAAGATGAGTACGCTAACAACTCTCACGCAAAAGCCGCTCAAGCGACAAAAGAAGGAAAATTTAAAGATGAAATCCTGCCAATCACAATTGGTGGATCATTAAATAAACTTTTAACTGATGACGTTGGTCCTCGCGCAAACTCAACAGTTGAAGGCCTTGGCAAAATGAAGCCATACTTCGATAAAAAATCAGGAACAGTCACTGTCGGTAACAGCTGTCCAATCACTGATGGTGGATCAGCTCTTCTTTTTGTATCTGAAGAGGCCGTTAAAAAATACAACTTAAAGCCAATTGCTAAAATGACTGACTACCACTTCCACGGGCTAGAGCCTGAGAGAATGGGGATGGGACCGCTTCTAGCGATGGATGGAGTCATGAAGAGAACAAATCTTAAACTTTCAGACTTCGATCTGTTTGAACTTAACGAAGCTTTCGCCGCTCAAATCCTGGCAGTTGGGATTGGTCTAAAAGATAAAGAAGTGGCCGCACGTTTTGGATTAGATCATGCTTGGGGAGAGTTAGACTGGAGTAAAGTCAACGTCAACGGCGGAGGGATCGCTCTTGGTCACCCGGTTGGATCAACTGGATCAAGACTTGTGGTGACGTTAATTCACGAGCTAAGAAGAAGAAAAGGGAAGTACGGTCTGGCGTCGCTTTGTATCGGTGGTGGTCAAGGTGGAGCTGTTGTTGTCGAAAACCTGGTTCGTTAA
- a CDS encoding OmpW/AlkL family protein — protein MKLKVENKRLTFMSLFLATALIAATAHTAPLRAQDDVLDDAEDALANGDALDMDQIEIEGKLSPSELLKRRREKLEERNKLMVEKKIEDIRVKQEIALTNKLQGAFNNSLNNLNEDKVQTTQAAPAPVAPAPVAPAPVIETRIVEVPAPVVKEEKKSKVIPSLGISNIKGDRIDLQSNVSFGVNAETMILPQVSVGLGLNYATMDLSDVANEYVNTGYNYNYNTGYYGTYGSGRAMKFTKLVIEATGKFFFTEDSKFKPYAGAGLSFNRTGLKYDNNTAYNSGYVNFGNEELSSSAFAGSAKLGAEFDISETIGLNLDLSYTKNITSGISKSAGTVSTNPDQGRLENISKEIEDGDVTAVQAGLVIRF, from the coding sequence ATGAAACTTAAGGTGGAAAACAAAAGATTAACGTTTATGAGCTTGTTTTTAGCTACGGCTTTAATTGCAGCAACAGCTCACACTGCTCCACTACGCGCTCAAGACGATGTTCTTGATGATGCAGAAGACGCTTTAGCTAACGGTGACGCTCTGGACATGGACCAGATTGAAATCGAAGGAAAGCTATCTCCTTCTGAACTTCTAAAGAGAAGAAGAGAAAAACTTGAAGAAAGAAATAAGCTAATGGTTGAAAAGAAAATTGAAGATATTCGCGTGAAGCAAGAGATTGCTTTAACAAACAAGCTTCAAGGTGCTTTTAATAACAGCTTAAACAACTTAAACGAAGATAAAGTTCAAACAACTCAAGCTGCTCCAGCTCCAGTTGCTCCGGCACCTGTTGCACCAGCTCCAGTGATTGAAACAAGAATCGTTGAAGTGCCAGCTCCAGTAGTAAAAGAAGAAAAGAAATCAAAAGTGATTCCTTCTCTTGGAATCAGCAACATTAAAGGTGACAGAATTGACCTTCAGTCAAACGTATCTTTTGGTGTTAACGCTGAAACAATGATTCTTCCACAGGTTTCTGTTGGTTTAGGTCTTAACTACGCAACAATGGATCTTTCAGATGTTGCTAACGAATATGTAAACACAGGTTATAACTACAACTATAACACTGGTTATTACGGAACTTATGGTTCAGGAAGAGCGATGAAGTTCACAAAGCTAGTGATTGAAGCGACAGGGAAATTCTTCTTTACTGAAGACTCGAAATTTAAGCCATATGCTGGAGCAGGTTTAAGCTTTAACCGTACAGGTCTAAAGTATGATAACAACACAGCATATAACAGTGGATATGTTAACTTTGGTAACGAAGAGCTTTCTTCTTCAGCCTTCGCAGGATCTGCTAAGTTAGGTGCTGAATTCGATATCTCTGAGACGATTGGATTAAACCTTGACCTGTCATACACAAAGAACATTACTTCAGGGATTTCAAAGTCTGCTGGAACGGTTTCAACTAACCCAGACCAAGGGCGTTTAGAGAACATCTCTAAAGAAATCGAAGATGGTGATGTAACTGCAGTTCAAGCTGGTTTAGTTATCAGATTCTAA